In the genome of Nocardia terpenica, one region contains:
- a CDS encoding DUF2334 domain-containing protein, whose amino-acid sequence MPARLVVSVHDVAPATDAETARWCGDADAFGIPVSLLVIPGPWRGASLAEMPDYGMFLRERRAHGDEIVLHGWEHRAPREGALWRRAVAQLVARGAAEFAALDIAGAEARLRRAIAIMDELGLATGGFTPPGWLASPAAERVLCRAGFSHTTDHFGLRDLRTGRRWPGFALSQRPGGRGERAAAWLMRTLARRTAERGGFVRIALHPDDLHRPGLRDSALRAIDAALTAGARPMTYAEVIGGAGVQAVTDRAVVG is encoded by the coding sequence GTGCCCGCACGCCTGGTGGTGAGTGTTCATGATGTTGCACCGGCTACCGACGCCGAGACCGCACGCTGGTGTGGTGACGCCGACGCATTCGGTATCCCGGTGTCGCTGTTGGTGATTCCCGGCCCGTGGCGGGGAGCGAGTCTGGCGGAGATGCCCGATTACGGGATGTTCCTACGCGAGCGACGCGCGCACGGCGACGAGATCGTCCTGCACGGCTGGGAGCATCGCGCGCCCCGCGAAGGGGCGCTGTGGCGGCGCGCGGTGGCGCAGCTGGTGGCCCGGGGGGCCGCGGAGTTCGCGGCGCTCGATATCGCGGGCGCCGAGGCCCGGCTGCGCCGCGCGATCGCGATCATGGACGAGCTGGGCCTGGCCACCGGCGGCTTCACCCCACCGGGCTGGCTGGCCTCCCCGGCCGCCGAGCGGGTGCTGTGCCGGGCCGGATTCTCGCACACCACAGACCATTTCGGGCTGCGCGATCTGCGCACCGGCCGCCGCTGGCCCGGGTTCGCGCTGTCGCAGCGGCCGGGCGGGCGGGGCGAGCGCGCGGCCGCGTGGCTGATGCGCACCCTGGCCCGCCGCACCGCCGAGCGCGGCGGATTCGTCCGCATCGCCCTGCATCCCGACGATCTGCACCGGCCGGGGCTGCGCGACTCGGCGCTGCGCGCGATCGACGCCGCCCTCACCGCGGGCGCCCGCCCCATGACCTACGCGGAGGTGATCGGCGGCGCGGGTGTGCAGGCCGTGACCGACCGGGCGGTGGTCGGCTGA
- a CDS encoding alpha/beta hydrolase: MFWRAWVPEGEVRGVVALVHGVAEHSGRYEHVGKRLADNGFATYALDHIGHGRSGGVRGNIDSIDGAADNVATVLDLASGGHPGVPRFVVGHSMGSLITLHLATRGPLDVAGIAVSAPPLVIEAGNPVQRLLAPALSRWTPNLGVLQLDSSAISRDPEVVRAYDTDPLVFCGKLPARTATEILHTADTVRHRLDHLTVPTLVLHGTADALASPTGTDLIARHAATKDLTINRYPGLYHEVFNEPEQDDVLTDLVGWLDAHR, from the coding sequence GTGTTCTGGCGGGCTTGGGTGCCGGAGGGGGAGGTGCGGGGAGTGGTGGCGCTCGTGCACGGGGTGGCGGAGCATTCGGGGCGGTATGAGCATGTGGGGAAGCGGCTGGCGGACAATGGGTTTGCCACCTATGCGCTCGATCACATCGGGCACGGGCGGTCGGGTGGGGTGCGGGGGAATATCGACTCGATCGACGGGGCGGCGGATAATGTGGCGACCGTGCTCGACCTGGCGTCCGGCGGGCATCCGGGCGTGCCGCGATTCGTCGTCGGGCACAGCATGGGCAGCCTGATCACCCTCCACCTGGCCACTCGCGGACCGCTGGACGTCGCGGGGATCGCGGTGTCGGCCCCGCCGCTGGTGATCGAGGCGGGCAACCCCGTCCAGCGCCTCCTGGCCCCCGCACTGAGCCGATGGACCCCGAACCTCGGTGTGCTGCAACTGGATTCCTCCGCGATCAGCCGAGACCCGGAGGTGGTCCGCGCCTACGACACCGACCCCCTCGTCTTCTGCGGCAAACTCCCGGCCCGCACCGCCACCGAAATCCTGCACACCGCCGACACCGTCCGCCACCGACTCGACCACCTCACGGTCCCCACCCTGGTCCTGCACGGCACCGCCGACGCCCTCGCCTCCCCCACCGGCACCGACCTCATAGCACGCCACGCCGCGACCAAGGACCTGACCATCAACCGCTACCCCGGCCTCTATCACGAGGTCTTCAACGAGCCGGAACAGGACGACGTCCTCACCGACCTGGTCGGCTGGCTCGACGCCCATCGGTAA
- a CDS encoding M20/M25/M40 family metallo-hydrolase → MTATHAATGVDDPTAERLAAALRCVTVSTDEAADDEREFDRLAEHLERSFPLVHARLALERFGHSRLYRWEGAEPGPAAILLAHLDVVPVDDERRWTHPPFAGVVDDEFVWGRGAIDDKSRVLAILEAVEATLAAGKRPRRTIFLAFGHDEEVFGTEGATRMAARLRELGVRADLLLDEGGVVTTGLAHGMRQPIATIALGEKGWATVRLAVTDPGGHSSMPGRQTAVGRIARAVARLQDHPMPLRMTPLIADMLTRLRPAMPEPRRTALGLLPLAGPAVARIMASQPQTEAMVRTTTAPTIIHGGVKANVLPQQAEAMVNFRILPGDSVHDVLAHCRRVVRDPAVTIDLVGLSSEPSQITTPGPAFDLIADITHTLLPDTLITTGIVPGATDSRHYTDLATTRCNFAPILLTESDLSRIHGTDERLSRTNYARLIAFNTHLLDHLTT, encoded by the coding sequence ATGACCGCCACCCACGCCGCGACCGGCGTCGACGACCCCACCGCCGAGCGGCTGGCCGCCGCGCTGCGCTGCGTCACCGTCTCGACCGACGAGGCCGCCGACGACGAGCGCGAATTCGACCGGCTCGCCGAGCATCTGGAGCGGTCCTTCCCGCTGGTGCACGCGCGGCTGGCGCTGGAGCGCTTCGGGCACAGCCGCCTGTATCGCTGGGAGGGCGCCGAACCGGGCCCGGCGGCGATCCTGCTGGCGCACCTGGACGTCGTGCCCGTCGACGACGAGCGCCGCTGGACGCATCCGCCCTTCGCGGGCGTGGTCGACGACGAATTCGTCTGGGGCCGCGGCGCGATCGACGACAAGAGCCGGGTGCTGGCGATCCTGGAGGCGGTCGAGGCGACGCTGGCGGCGGGAAAACGCCCGCGCCGCACCATCTTCCTGGCCTTCGGACACGACGAGGAGGTCTTCGGCACCGAGGGCGCCACCCGGATGGCCGCGCGGCTGCGGGAACTCGGGGTGCGCGCGGATCTGCTGCTCGACGAGGGCGGGGTGGTGACCACCGGGCTCGCGCACGGCATGCGCCAACCGATCGCGACCATCGCGCTCGGCGAGAAGGGCTGGGCCACCGTGCGATTGGCGGTCACCGATCCCGGCGGACACTCCTCCATGCCCGGCCGCCAGACCGCGGTCGGGCGCATCGCGCGGGCGGTGGCGCGCCTGCAGGACCATCCGATGCCGCTGCGCATGACGCCGCTGATCGCGGACATGCTCACCCGGCTGCGCCCCGCCATGCCCGAACCGCGCCGCACCGCGCTGGGCCTGCTGCCGCTGGCGGGGCCCGCGGTCGCCCGCATCATGGCCTCCCAGCCGCAGACCGAGGCCATGGTGCGCACCACCACCGCCCCCACCATCATCCACGGCGGAGTGAAGGCCAATGTCCTGCCCCAGCAGGCCGAGGCCATGGTGAATTTCCGCATCCTGCCCGGCGATTCGGTCCACGACGTCCTCGCCCACTGCCGCCGCGTGGTCCGCGACCCGGCCGTCACCATCGACCTGGTCGGCCTGTCCTCGGAGCCCTCCCAGATCACCACCCCCGGCCCCGCCTTCGACCTGATCGCCGACATCACCCACACCCTGCTCCCCGACACCCTCATCACCACCGGCATAGTCCCCGGCGCCACCGACTCCCGCCACTACACCGACCTGGCCACCACCCGCTGCAACTTCGCCCCCATCCTCCTCACCGAATCCGACCTGTCCCGAATCCACGGCACCGACGAACGCCTCTCCCGCACCAACTACGCCCGCCTCATAGCCTTCAACACCCACCTGCTGGACCACCTCACGACGTAG
- a CDS encoding CocE/NonD family hydrolase — protein sequence MITRALGGLLLVLGLLTPAAAVAAPSVPYQYRQEFLTAPDGTRLHADILRPAGLSDDVRTPVVMTVSPYRAHLAYLSNPRPLGGPSTENLQVDMFLRAGYTYVIVDLRGFGGSSGCPDFGGPGERSDVRTAVEWAARQPWSTGRVGLFGTSYEAWTGIMGLADRPQGLAAVAAFEPVIDPYSYLYMQGISWKFSGKPVTENGIRPSDLAGFEHLLISATPAHPADPPEYQADAARNPAECAPPYLSGIMNHDGSTPFWRDRDLVDRVRGNTIPLFLGQGFVDYNTRPYRVFDLWNSLGPGEHRAWFGQWGHRTCHDACGTPQFDTELLAFFDRHVAGRDVQVPGPRITVGQFDGQWRGENAWPPADSVRITMPLRPGAYTDRGLLPGPDREFWSVSQPLPRDQHLAGIPTATLHLDGPAAATVAVELYDIAPDGRATVITRGIAPVAATAQVRLLAQDWPIPAGHRIGARVTDVVDDVWSHAPAAARVRVTDGSVRLPLLTEVRHPDRPGAVTDSITKWRAEKTVALGADVLNNASVTVPFPDRRDSR from the coding sequence ATGATCACGCGTGCCCTCGGCGGGCTGCTGCTGGTGCTCGGGCTGCTGACCCCGGCCGCCGCCGTGGCCGCGCCCAGCGTGCCGTATCAGTATCGGCAAGAATTTCTCACCGCGCCGGACGGCACCCGGCTGCACGCCGACATCCTGCGCCCCGCAGGGCTTTCCGACGATGTGCGCACGCCGGTGGTGATGACCGTCAGCCCGTACCGCGCGCATCTGGCGTATCTGAGCAATCCGCGGCCGCTGGGCGGGCCGTCCACGGAGAACCTCCAGGTCGACATGTTCCTGCGGGCCGGGTACACCTATGTGATCGTCGATCTGCGCGGGTTCGGCGGCTCCAGCGGCTGCCCGGACTTCGGCGGGCCGGGCGAGCGCTCGGATGTGCGCACCGCGGTGGAATGGGCGGCCCGGCAACCGTGGTCGACCGGGCGGGTGGGGTTGTTCGGCACCTCCTACGAGGCGTGGACCGGGATCATGGGCCTGGCCGACAGGCCGCAGGGCCTGGCGGCGGTGGCGGCGTTCGAACCGGTCATCGATCCCTACTCCTATCTGTACATGCAGGGCATCTCGTGGAAATTCTCCGGAAAGCCGGTGACCGAGAACGGCATTCGGCCCTCGGATCTGGCCGGGTTCGAGCATCTGCTGATCTCGGCGACGCCCGCGCATCCGGCCGATCCGCCGGAGTATCAGGCCGACGCGGCGCGTAATCCGGCCGAGTGCGCGCCGCCGTATCTGTCCGGGATCATGAATCACGACGGGTCCACGCCGTTCTGGCGCGATCGCGATCTGGTGGATCGGGTGCGCGGCAACACCATTCCGCTGTTCCTGGGCCAGGGCTTCGTGGACTACAACACCCGCCCCTATCGGGTGTTCGACCTGTGGAATTCGCTCGGGCCCGGGGAGCATCGGGCGTGGTTCGGGCAGTGGGGGCACCGCACCTGCCATGACGCCTGCGGCACACCGCAATTCGATACCGAACTGCTGGCGTTCTTCGACCGGCACGTGGCGGGGCGCGATGTACAGGTGCCGGGGCCGCGGATCACGGTGGGGCAGTTCGACGGGCAGTGGCGGGGCGAGAACGCCTGGCCGCCCGCCGATTCCGTGCGGATCACCATGCCGCTGCGACCCGGCGCCTACACCGATCGCGGCCTGCTGCCGGGACCGGATCGTGAGTTCTGGTCCGTCTCGCAACCGCTGCCGCGCGATCAGCATCTGGCCGGAATCCCCACCGCGACACTGCATCTGGACGGGCCCGCCGCGGCGACGGTGGCCGTCGAGCTGTACGATATCGCGCCGGACGGGCGGGCCACCGTCATCACCCGGGGCATCGCCCCCGTCGCCGCCACCGCGCAGGTGCGCCTGCTGGCGCAGGACTGGCCGATCCCGGCCGGGCATCGGATCGGGGCGCGGGTCACCGACGTCGTCGACGATGTCTGGTCGCACGCCCCGGCCGCGGCGCGGGTGCGGGTGACCGACGGGTCGGTGCGGCTGCCGCTGCTGACCGAGGTGCGGCATCCGGACCGGCCGGGGGCGGTCACCGACAGCATTACCAAGTGGCGCGCCGAGAAGACCGTCGCCCTCGGCGCGGATGTGCTGAACAATGCCAGCGTGACAGTTCCGTTCCCCGACCGGCGCGACAGCCGATGA
- a CDS encoding oxygenase MpaB family protein, which produces MTSARIANIDLPPRRPFGPGHRVWEELGLITFSLTAGSAFLLQTMEPTIAAVVDEHSTFRTDPLGRAARSIASVMMWIYAGDEALAEADRLRAMHARLQTVDERGVRHAALTAGPWAWVLHTGMFAYTEGNRYFTRTPLTEADKEQYYAEIVQLMRNFSVASKEIPPTYADWERYFADIVENRLRPTAVAYDYLRVIRTIAPPAFLPRPLAPLWRVAAAPVGRLQYFFTVGTTPEPVRRKLGLRWSAADEVTLRALGWTIGRAVPLLPERLRYFPIAYEARRLERDRARLRRMIDLRPV; this is translated from the coding sequence ATGACGTCCGCTCGGATCGCGAATATCGATCTGCCGCCGCGGCGGCCGTTCGGGCCCGGCCATCGGGTGTGGGAGGAACTCGGGTTGATCACCTTCTCCCTCACCGCGGGGTCCGCGTTTCTGCTGCAGACGATGGAGCCGACGATCGCCGCGGTGGTGGACGAGCATTCGACGTTCCGGACCGACCCGCTCGGGCGGGCGGCGCGCAGCATCGCCTCGGTGATGATGTGGATCTACGCCGGGGACGAGGCGCTGGCGGAGGCCGATCGGCTGCGGGCCATGCACGCTCGGCTGCAGACGGTCGACGAGCGCGGGGTGCGGCATGCCGCGCTGACGGCCGGGCCGTGGGCCTGGGTGCTGCACACCGGCATGTTCGCCTACACCGAGGGCAATCGGTACTTCACCCGTACCCCGCTCACCGAGGCGGACAAGGAGCAGTACTACGCGGAGATCGTGCAGCTCATGCGGAATTTCTCGGTGGCGTCCAAGGAGATTCCGCCGACCTACGCCGACTGGGAGCGGTACTTCGCCGACATCGTGGAGAACCGGCTGCGGCCCACCGCCGTGGCCTACGACTACCTGCGCGTGATCCGCACGATCGCGCCACCGGCCTTCCTGCCGCGCCCGCTCGCCCCGCTGTGGCGGGTCGCGGCGGCCCCGGTGGGCCGGTTGCAGTACTTCTTCACCGTCGGCACCACGCCGGAACCCGTGCGCCGCAAGCTCGGCCTGCGCTGGTCGGCCGCCGACGAAGTCACCCTGCGCGCGCTGGGCTGGACCATCGGCCGCGCCGTGCCGCTGCTGCCGGAGCGGCTGCGCTACTTCCCGATCGCCTACGAGGCCCGCCGCCTGGAACGCGACCGGGCGCGCTTGCGCAGGATGATCGACCTGCGGCCGGTGTGA